In Oncorhynchus mykiss isolate Arlee chromosome 1, USDA_OmykA_1.1, whole genome shotgun sequence, the following proteins share a genomic window:
- the LOC110528865 gene encoding otoraplin: MNHPLHFALLLLSLGFLYQTTTNAVLMDKLANSKICADEECSYAISMAVALDDFTAPDCRFINIRKDQMIYVYSKLTPEEGTGVFWSGSVYSERYVDQMGILGYFPSNLVKETTKFKKDADTVAIPTADVDFYCF; encoded by the exons ATGAACCATCCACTGCATTTcgctctcctgctcctctctttGGGATTTCTGTACCAGACCACCACCAATGCTGTTCTTATGGACAAACTGGCAAACAGCAAAATCTGTGCAGATGAGGAATGCTCAT ATGCTATCTCTATGGCCGTGGCTCTGGATGACTTCACCGCTCCTGACTGCAGATTCATCAACATCAGGAAGGACCAGATGATCTATGTGTACTCCAAACTCACACCAGAGGAGGGCACTGGAGTCTTCTGGTCTGGAAGT GTTTACAGTGAGCGTTATGTGGACCAGATGGGCATCCTCGGCTACTTCCCCAGCAACCTGGTGAAGGAGACTACCAAGTTTAAGAAGGATGCTGATACTGTGGCGATCCCTACGGCC GACGTTGACTTCTACTGTTTCTGA